One part of the Marichromatium purpuratum 984 genome encodes these proteins:
- a CDS encoding ArsR/SmtB family transcription factor — translation MVSKLSQSPPPILNAAGTEPLDLFADDADIERASRSLKAMSHPLRLKILCTLGEQEVSVQEIVDHVGTSQSNISQHLAILRDKGILASRKDANRVYYRVSDGRTLQLIGMMREVFCQHVR, via the coding sequence ATGGTGAGCAAGCTGAGCCAGTCTCCCCCCCCGATCCTCAACGCCGCCGGCACCGAGCCGCTCGACCTGTTCGCCGACGACGCGGATATCGAACGCGCCTCGCGTTCGCTCAAGGCGATGTCGCACCCGCTGCGGCTGAAGATCCTGTGCACGCTCGGCGAACAGGAGGTCAGCGTGCAGGAGATCGTCGACCATGTCGGCACCTCACAGAGCAATATCTCCCAACACCTGGCGATCCTGCGCGACAAGGGTATCCTGGCCTCGCGCAAGGACGCCAACCGTGTCTACTACCGTGTCAGCGACGGTCGCACCCTGCAGCTGATCGGGATGATGCGCGAGGTCTTCTGTCAGCACGTTCGCTGA
- a CDS encoding rhodanese-like domain-containing protein has product MSLDQLVQFVGNHWLLFLALVVILGLLIHNLIVGSKGSVEPLGATEMINRQDAVVIDVRPAADFAKGHILNAINIPMNGFKNQLATVAKHKGKPIIVNCRSGSQSQMACAQLRKEGFEEVYNLRGGIMGWEAASLPLARGGKKKR; this is encoded by the coding sequence ATGTCGCTAGACCAGCTCGTCCAGTTCGTGGGCAACCATTGGCTCCTGTTCCTGGCGCTCGTCGTCATCCTCGGGTTGCTCATCCACAATCTGATCGTCGGCAGCAAGGGCAGCGTCGAGCCGCTCGGGGCCACCGAAATGATCAACCGCCAGGATGCGGTGGTGATCGACGTGCGCCCGGCGGCCGACTTCGCCAAGGGGCACATCCTCAACGCCATCAACATCCCCATGAACGGCTTCAAGAATCAGCTCGCCACCGTCGCCAAGCACAAGGGCAAGCCGATCATCGTCAATTGTCGCTCCGGCTCGCAGTCGCAGATGGCCTGCGCCCAGCTGCGCAAAGAAGGCTTCGAGGAGGTCTACAACCTCCGTGGCGGCATCATGGGCTGGGAGGCGGCGAGCCTGCCGCTGGCCCGCGGCGGCAAGAAGAAGCGCTAA
- a CDS encoding MraY family glycosyltransferase produces MIPQTPILAAAVLAALLLSALATRWLSARAGTRFGALDVPNARSLHSAPVPRTGGLAVLLGLALPLLVLAVPGLVPGTLGWIALALAPVAVVAFVDDLGEVAPRWRLLAQVLGALVLIAAGLRWGVVELPGVAWALPLVASLPLTLLAVVWMTNLYNFMDGMDGLAASMTLFGFGALALLGWNGGEPGYAVVAGCVAAAGAGFLSGNFPPARIFLGDVGSASLGLLAAALALWGAQLGLFPLWVALLAFSPFVVDATWTLLVRLARGERVWQAHRSHHYQRLVLAGWSHRRTLLRAQLLMAAASACAVAAPGLVARDQWLVIGAWCAIYLLVHLKVGLVERAAAGGRA; encoded by the coding sequence ATGATCCCACAGACCCCGATCCTCGCCGCGGCGGTGCTCGCCGCCCTGCTCCTCAGCGCGCTCGCCACGCGTTGGCTGTCTGCGCGCGCCGGCACCCGGTTCGGCGCACTTGACGTCCCCAACGCCCGCTCGTTGCACAGCGCGCCGGTGCCTCGTACCGGTGGCCTGGCGGTGTTGCTGGGGCTGGCGCTGCCGCTGCTCGTGCTCGCCGTGCCGGGGCTGGTGCCGGGCACGCTTGGCTGGATCGCGCTGGCGCTGGCGCCGGTGGCGGTGGTCGCCTTCGTCGACGACCTCGGCGAGGTCGCGCCGCGCTGGCGGCTGCTCGCCCAGGTGCTCGGCGCGCTGGTGCTGATCGCCGCCGGGCTGCGCTGGGGCGTGGTCGAGCTGCCCGGGGTGGCCTGGGCGCTGCCGCTGGTCGCGAGCCTGCCGCTGACCCTGCTGGCGGTGGTGTGGATGACCAATCTCTACAACTTCATGGACGGCATGGACGGGCTGGCGGCGAGCATGACCCTGTTCGGCTTCGGCGCCCTGGCGCTGCTCGGCTGGAACGGCGGCGAGCCGGGCTATGCCGTCGTCGCCGGTTGTGTGGCCGCTGCCGGTGCCGGCTTCCTCAGCGGCAATTTCCCACCGGCGCGGATCTTCCTCGGTGACGTCGGCTCAGCCTCGCTGGGGCTGCTGGCGGCGGCCCTGGCGCTGTGGGGCGCGCAGCTCGGCCTGTTCCCGCTGTGGGTGGCGCTGCTCGCCTTCTCGCCTTTCGTGGTCGATGCCACCTGGACCCTGCTCGTACGGCTCGCGCGCGGCGAGCGGGTGTGGCAGGCGCATCGCTCGCACCACTACCAGCGCCTGGTGCTCGCCGGCTGGTCGCACCGCCGCACCCTGTTGCGCGCCCAGCTGCTGATGGCCGCCGCCAGCGCCTGCGCGGTCGCCGCGCCGGGGCTGGTGGCGCGCGACCAGTGGCTGGTGATCGGTGCCTGGTGCGCGATCTATCTGCTGGTGCACCTCAAGGTCGGGCTGGTCGAGCGCGCCGCTGCGGGGGGGCGCGCATGA
- the gspE gene encoding type II secretion system ATPase GspE: MSAAAELSAAESAALARLARAGRLTEPDLARARRLAEEGGEALLPMLLRLGLVAERALAEALAAELGLELVEPERFPGAPVAEERFTPRFLKDARVLPLAERDGVLEVALANPADPFVVRAVRLAAAGPVRLAVALPSVLEQVFERLYETAPEPAPEEPSGEIDATDIEQLKDLASEAPVIRMVNQLLQRAVEARASDIHLEPFADSLRVRYRVDGVLQAVEAPPVRSSAAVISRVKIMARLNIAERRLPQDGRIPLRVQGRELDLRVSTVPTLFGESLVIRLLDKDRVRFDLDALGFDGALRARLDRVLEHPYGILLVTGPTGSGKSTTLYTLLGRLNTESRKIITVEDPVEYQLAGINQIPVRPAIGMTFASALRAIVRQDPDVIMVGEMRDLETARIAVQSALTGHLVLSTLHTNDAASGATRLLEMGVEDYLLTSTVNGILAQRLVRRLCPHCRARYRADTELAARLGLAPDALDLHRAVGCDACRGTGYHGRLVIGELLILSEAIRAAVLDHAGATEIRRIARAEGMVTMFEDGVAKARAGLTSIEEVLRVAEG; the protein is encoded by the coding sequence ATGTCTGCCGCCGCCGAGCTGAGCGCGGCCGAGTCCGCGGCGCTGGCGCGCCTGGCGCGCGCCGGCCGGCTCACCGAACCCGATCTGGCGCGTGCCCGGCGCCTCGCCGAGGAGGGTGGCGAGGCGTTGCTGCCGATGCTGCTGCGTCTCGGGTTGGTGGCCGAGCGCGCGCTTGCCGAGGCGCTGGCCGCCGAACTCGGGCTCGAACTGGTCGAGCCCGAGCGCTTTCCGGGTGCGCCGGTGGCCGAGGAGCGCTTCACCCCGCGTTTTCTCAAGGACGCTCGGGTGCTGCCGCTGGCCGAGCGCGACGGCGTGCTGGAGGTCGCCCTCGCCAACCCCGCCGACCCCTTCGTCGTCCGGGCGGTGCGACTCGCCGCCGCCGGCCCGGTACGTCTGGCGGTGGCGCTGCCGAGCGTGCTCGAGCAGGTCTTCGAGCGGCTCTACGAGACCGCGCCAGAGCCCGCGCCGGAGGAGCCGAGCGGCGAGATCGACGCCACCGACATCGAGCAGCTCAAGGACCTCGCCAGCGAGGCCCCGGTGATCCGCATGGTCAACCAGCTGCTGCAGCGCGCCGTCGAGGCGCGCGCCTCGGACATCCATCTCGAGCCCTTCGCCGACAGCCTGCGGGTGCGCTATCGCGTCGACGGCGTGCTGCAGGCGGTCGAGGCGCCGCCGGTGCGCTCGAGCGCGGCGGTGATCTCGCGGGTCAAGATCATGGCGCGGCTCAACATCGCCGAGCGCCGCCTGCCGCAGGACGGACGCATTCCGCTGCGGGTGCAGGGGCGCGAACTCGATCTGCGCGTCTCCACGGTGCCGACCCTGTTCGGCGAGAGCCTGGTGATCCGGCTGCTCGACAAGGACCGGGTGCGCTTCGACCTCGATGCCCTCGGCTTCGACGGTGCGCTGCGCGCGCGGCTCGATCGGGTGCTCGAACACCCCTACGGCATCCTCCTGGTCACCGGGCCGACCGGCTCGGGCAAGAGCACCACCCTCTACACCCTGCTCGGGCGGCTCAACACCGAGTCGCGCAAGATCATCACCGTCGAGGACCCGGTCGAGTATCAGCTCGCCGGGATCAACCAGATCCCGGTGCGCCCGGCCATCGGCATGACCTTCGCCAGCGCGCTGCGGGCGATCGTGCGCCAGGACCCGGACGTCATCATGGTCGGCGAGATGCGCGACCTGGAGACGGCGCGCATCGCGGTGCAGTCGGCGCTGACCGGCCACCTGGTGCTCTCCACCCTGCACACCAACGATGCCGCCAGCGGTGCCACCCGGCTGCTCGAGATGGGGGTCGAGGACTATCTGCTGACCTCCACCGTCAACGGCATCCTCGCGCAGCGGCTGGTGCGGCGGCTCTGTCCCCACTGTCGTGCGCGCTACCGCGCCGACACCGAGCTGGCTGCACGGCTCGGCCTCGCGCCGGATGCGCTCGACCTCCATCGCGCCGTCGGCTGCGATGCCTGTCGCGGCACCGGCTATCATGGCCGGTTGGTGATCGGCGAGCTGCTGATCCTCTCCGAGGCGATCCGCGCCGCCGTGCTCGATCACGCCGGGGCCACCGAAATCCGTCGCATCGCCCGTGCCGAGGGCATGGTGACCATGTTCGAGGACGGGGTGGCGAAGGCGCGCGCCGGGCTGACCAGCATCGAGGAGGTGCTGCGGGTGGCCGAGGGCTGA
- a CDS encoding S41 family peptidase — protein sequence MMIMPRSLALALGLLLAVGPSAYAAESAGDQTAAADTAAEALPLDELRTFAEVFGRIKTDYVESVDDGSLLESAIRGMLAGLDPHSAYLDAEEYRDLRVGTSGEFGGLGIEVGMEDGFVKVIAPIDDTPAQRAGLLAGDLIVRIDHKPVKGMSLNDAVELMRGEPGTEVVLTLMREGEEAPLELTLERAVIQVESVRSRVLEPGYGYVRIAHFQSRTAEDMTAAIETLKAGETPLAGLVLDLRNNPGGVLNSAVGVSDAFLTGGLIVYTQGRDPSSRLDFKAGPDDVLDGAPLVVLVNGGSASASEIVAGALQDQRRAIVMGAQTFGKGSVQTIVPVDNETALKLTTARYYTPSGRSIQAQGISPDILLERGEFRPLVGVGVEPLKEADLVRHLDDPDEDGTVPVEEDEPAEAATTEPLDAEVEPTPLRARDDYQLLEALNVLKGVNILGRSRVD from the coding sequence ATGATGATCATGCCTCGTTCGCTCGCCCTGGCCCTGGGGTTGTTGCTCGCTGTCGGTCCGTCGGCCTACGCCGCCGAGTCCGCAGGCGATCAGACCGCCGCCGCTGACACCGCCGCCGAGGCGTTGCCGCTCGACGAGCTGCGCACCTTCGCCGAGGTCTTCGGTCGCATCAAGACCGACTATGTCGAATCAGTCGACGACGGCTCGCTGCTCGAGAGCGCCATCCGCGGCATGCTCGCCGGGCTCGATCCGCACTCGGCCTATCTCGACGCCGAGGAGTACCGCGACCTGCGGGTCGGTACCAGCGGCGAGTTCGGCGGACTCGGCATCGAGGTCGGCATGGAGGACGGCTTCGTCAAGGTGATCGCGCCGATCGACGACACTCCGGCGCAGCGCGCCGGGCTGTTGGCCGGCGACCTGATCGTGCGCATCGATCACAAGCCGGTGAAGGGGATGAGCCTCAACGACGCCGTCGAGCTGATGCGCGGAGAGCCCGGCACGGAGGTGGTGCTGACGCTGATGCGCGAGGGCGAGGAGGCGCCGCTGGAGCTGACCCTCGAGCGCGCCGTCATCCAGGTCGAGAGCGTCAGGAGCCGGGTGCTCGAGCCCGGTTACGGCTATGTCCGCATCGCCCACTTCCAGTCGCGCACCGCCGAGGACATGACCGCGGCGATCGAGACGCTGAAGGCGGGCGAGACCCCGCTCGCGGGGCTGGTGCTCGACCTGCGCAACAACCCCGGCGGCGTGCTCAACAGCGCCGTCGGGGTGAGCGATGCCTTCCTCACCGGCGGGTTGATCGTCTATACCCAGGGGCGTGACCCGAGCAGCCGGCTCGACTTCAAGGCCGGTCCCGACGATGTGCTCGACGGGGCGCCCCTGGTGGTGCTGGTCAATGGTGGCAGCGCCTCGGCCTCGGAGATCGTCGCCGGCGCGCTGCAGGATCAGCGTCGCGCCATCGTTATGGGCGCCCAGACCTTCGGCAAGGGCTCGGTGCAGACCATCGTCCCGGTCGATAACGAGACCGCGCTCAAGCTCACCACAGCGCGCTACTACACCCCCTCCGGGCGCTCCATCCAGGCCCAGGGGATCAGCCCCGACATCCTGCTCGAGCGCGGCGAGTTCCGCCCCCTCGTCGGCGTCGGCGTGGAGCCGCTCAAGGAGGCCGATCTGGTGCGTCATCTCGACGATCCGGACGAGGACGGGACGGTTCCGGTCGAGGAGGACGAGCCCGCCGAGGCCGCGACCACCGAGCCGCTCGACGCGGAGGTCGAGCCGACGCCGTTGCGCGCCCGCGACGACTACCAGTTGCTCGAGGCGCTCAACGTGCTCAAGGGTGTCAACATCCTCGGGCGGTCACGCGTCGACTGA
- a CDS encoding murein hydrolase activator EnvC family protein: protein MLLALVVPASGSEPALETRQRDLVEIEREVERLGAALADQQRTRGELIGALEEHEREVARLALAEREIARQQVRQGARAEALAQRRLAARAALDDQLDDLAELVRTAHVAGRADRLRLLLNQEDPVRAGRVLSYFAYLNRDRVRRIERVRGEIARLAALAAAATEQAARLATLGAERGATRARLEAAQDERETVLAALETAIAARRDDLAARRADAETLRRLIEHLRQRAAIEAELEIRRDPFVARKGRLTWPLLEGRVLAGFGSRKADSQLRWDGVLLAAEAGEEVRAVYDGRVVYADWLRGFGLLLVLEHGDGFMSLYGHNQALTKEVGEWVGAGEVIALSGSSGGQSRPALYFAIRRNGKPQDPVQWCRRPGGRAALDRVPLAGNMPPYASSNAPLPGAALSARAETCDPYAIRDVCGAPVGRRVAASIIDREIPAS from the coding sequence ATGTTGTTGGCGCTCGTGGTGCCGGCCTCCGGGTCCGAGCCCGCACTCGAGACGCGCCAGCGCGACCTCGTCGAGATCGAGCGCGAGGTCGAGCGTCTCGGCGCCGCGTTGGCCGATCAGCAGCGCACCCGCGGCGAGCTGATCGGTGCGCTCGAGGAGCACGAGCGCGAGGTCGCCCGGCTCGCGCTCGCCGAGCGTGAGATCGCACGGCAGCAGGTCCGCCAGGGCGCTCGTGCCGAGGCGCTCGCGCAGCGTCGACTCGCGGCGCGCGCCGCACTCGACGATCAGCTCGACGATCTTGCCGAGCTGGTGCGTACCGCGCATGTGGCCGGGCGCGCCGACCGGTTGCGGTTGCTGCTCAATCAGGAGGACCCGGTTCGCGCCGGGCGAGTGCTGTCCTACTTCGCCTATCTCAACCGCGATCGGGTGCGACGCATCGAGCGGGTGCGCGGCGAGATCGCGCGGCTCGCCGCGCTCGCCGCAGCCGCCACCGAGCAGGCCGCGCGGCTGGCCACGCTCGGCGCCGAGCGTGGCGCGACGCGCGCCCGGCTGGAGGCCGCCCAGGACGAGCGCGAGACGGTTCTCGCCGCGCTCGAGACGGCGATCGCCGCGCGTCGCGACGATCTCGCCGCGCGCCGCGCCGATGCCGAGACGCTGCGTCGGCTGATCGAGCACCTGCGTCAGCGCGCCGCTATCGAGGCCGAACTCGAGATCCGTCGCGACCCCTTCGTCGCGCGCAAGGGGCGGCTGACCTGGCCACTGCTCGAGGGTCGGGTGTTGGCCGGTTTCGGCAGTCGCAAGGCCGACTCCCAGTTACGCTGGGACGGCGTGCTGCTCGCCGCCGAGGCCGGCGAGGAGGTGCGCGCGGTCTACGACGGCCGGGTGGTCTATGCCGACTGGCTGCGTGGTTTCGGGCTGCTGCTGGTGCTCGAGCACGGCGACGGTTTCATGAGTCTCTATGGCCACAACCAGGCGCTGACCAAGGAGGTCGGCGAGTGGGTCGGCGCCGGCGAGGTGATCGCGCTCAGTGGCAGCAGCGGCGGCCAGTCGCGCCCGGCGCTCTATTTCGCCATCCGGCGCAATGGCAAGCCGCAGGATCCGGTCCAGTGGTGCCGTCGTCCCGGAGGACGCGCGGCGCTCGATCGAGTCCCGCTCGCCGGGAACATGCCGCCGTACGCATCGTCCAATGCGCCATTGCCCGGGGCGGCGCTGTCGGCGCGTGCGGAAACATGCGATCCTTACGCCATCAGGGATGTCTGCGGTGCGCCGGTCGGCCGCCGCGTCGCCGCGTCCATCATCGATCGAGAGATCCCCGCCTCATGA
- a CDS encoding DJ-1 family glyoxalase III yields MPRVLVPLAEGLEELEAVTIIDLLRRGEVEVVTAALGAREVTASHGTVLVADTDLDAVVDEQFDMVVLPGGLPGADHLDQDPRVRALLQRHHAAGAYTAAICAAPKALASLGLLDERRATHYPGALNAADFPRAELVDAPVVIDGKVVTGRGPGTAMDFALELLELLQGSECRAQVETGLTRAA; encoded by the coding sequence ATGCCCAGGGTACTCGTCCCGCTCGCCGAAGGTCTCGAGGAGCTCGAGGCGGTGACCATCATCGATCTGCTGCGGCGCGGCGAGGTCGAGGTGGTGACGGCCGCGCTCGGCGCCCGCGAGGTCACCGCCAGTCACGGCACCGTGCTGGTGGCCGACACCGATCTCGACGCGGTCGTCGACGAGCAGTTCGACATGGTGGTGCTGCCCGGCGGCCTGCCCGGTGCCGATCATCTCGATCAGGATCCGCGGGTGCGCGCCCTGCTCCAGCGTCACCACGCCGCCGGCGCCTATACCGCCGCGATCTGCGCCGCGCCCAAGGCGTTGGCCAGCCTCGGGCTGCTCGACGAACGGCGCGCCACCCACTACCCGGGTGCGCTCAATGCCGCCGACTTCCCGCGTGCCGAACTGGTCGACGCCCCGGTGGTGATCGATGGCAAGGTGGTCACCGGCCGTGGCCCCGGCACCGCGATGGATTTTGCCCTGGAGCTGCTCGAACTGCTGCAGGGCAGCGAGTGTCGCGCCCAGGTCGAGACGGGGCTGACACGCGCCGCCTGA
- a CDS encoding type II secretion system F family protein, whose protein sequence is MARFQFRAVRLDGETLDGEREAPDLAALRAQLQHEGLLVLELRPAGGLRARLRARRRRRLGRAEVTALTRQLATLLESGMALDRALQILIELAAAGPTTRVLGDLQQRVRGGASFSAALAEQDGQFSRLYVSMVRAGEAGGALDRVLGSLADYLERVAELRQTVISALVYPAILVAVAGLTVALLLIFVVPQFAGLFADMGATLPRSTRILIGLGELLRDSWWVLLCLPAPIALALERWLEDPARRVRLDRRLLGLPLVGALLWRLETARLCHTLATLLGNGLPLAGALDLAREVVTNRALAERLEAAGDELRRGRGLAGPLARHQALPPLALQMVRVGEESGGLEPVLAKVAAIYDRETRAAVQRLLALLEPALILGLGVVVAGIILSILGAILGANALVV, encoded by the coding sequence ATGGCGCGCTTCCAGTTCCGTGCGGTCAGGCTCGACGGCGAGACGCTCGACGGCGAGCGCGAGGCGCCGGATCTGGCGGCACTGCGCGCGCAGCTGCAGCACGAGGGCCTGCTGGTGCTGGAGCTGCGCCCGGCCGGTGGGCTGCGGGCACGGTTGCGCGCGCGTCGCCGCCGTCGGCTCGGGCGCGCCGAGGTCACCGCGCTGACCCGCCAGCTCGCCACCCTGCTGGAGTCGGGCATGGCCCTCGACCGCGCGCTGCAGATCCTCATCGAACTGGCCGCCGCGGGGCCGACCACCCGGGTGCTCGGCGACCTGCAACAGCGGGTGCGCGGTGGCGCGAGCTTCTCGGCGGCGCTCGCCGAGCAGGACGGTCAGTTCTCCAGGCTCTATGTCAGCATGGTGCGCGCGGGCGAGGCCGGCGGTGCGCTCGATCGCGTGCTGGGGAGCCTGGCCGACTATCTCGAGCGCGTCGCCGAGCTGCGCCAGACGGTGATCTCGGCGCTGGTCTACCCGGCGATCCTGGTCGCGGTGGCGGGGCTGACGGTGGCCCTGCTGCTGATCTTCGTCGTCCCCCAGTTCGCCGGGCTGTTCGCCGACATGGGCGCGACCCTGCCGCGCTCGACCCGCATTCTCATCGGTCTCGGCGAGCTGCTGCGCGACTCTTGGTGGGTGCTGCTCTGTCTGCCCGCGCCGATCGCCCTGGCGCTCGAACGCTGGCTGGAGGACCCGGCGCGCCGCGTCCGGCTCGATCGCCGCCTGCTCGGGCTGCCGCTGGTCGGCGCGCTGCTGTGGCGGCTGGAGACGGCGCGGCTCTGTCACACCCTCGCTACCCTGCTCGGCAACGGTCTGCCGCTGGCCGGTGCGCTCGACCTGGCCCGCGAGGTGGTGACCAACCGCGCGCTCGCCGAACGGCTCGAGGCCGCCGGCGACGAGCTGCGTCGCGGGCGTGGTCTGGCCGGTCCGCTGGCGCGCCACCAGGCGCTGCCGCCGCTGGCGCTGCAGATGGTCCGGGTCGGTGAGGAGTCGGGCGGGCTGGAGCCGGTGCTGGCGAAGGTCGCGGCGATCTACGACCGCGAGACCCGCGCCGCGGTGCAGCGGCTGCTCGCGTTGCTCGAACCG
- the secB gene encoding protein-export chaperone SecB, with translation MADKQQQTPERQFSVQRVYIKDVSFESPNAPELFRGEWTPKHTLNLNTQINDLDQDHYEVVLEVTVTVKVGDKTAFIVEVQQAGIFSIAGFPEQELGPMLGAYCPSLLFPYAREVVSDLVSKGSFPHLVLQHVNFDLLFAQHQQQRAQQEAQQGGTAPTEAVQH, from the coding sequence ATGGCCGACAAGCAACAGCAGACCCCCGAGCGTCAATTCTCCGTCCAACGCGTCTACATCAAGGATGTCTCCTTTGAGTCCCCCAATGCGCCCGAACTCTTCCGCGGCGAATGGACCCCGAAGCACACCCTCAACCTCAACACCCAGATCAACGACCTCGACCAGGATCACTACGAGGTGGTGCTCGAGGTCACGGTGACGGTCAAGGTCGGCGACAAAACCGCCTTCATCGTCGAGGTGCAGCAGGCCGGCATCTTCAGCATCGCCGGTTTCCCCGAGCAGGAACTCGGCCCGATGCTCGGCGCCTACTGCCCGAGCCTGCTCTTCCCCTACGCCCGTGAAGTGGTCTCCGACCTGGTCTCCAAGGGCAGCTTCCCGCACCTGGTGCTGCAGCACGTCAACTTCGACCTGCTGTTCGCCCAGCACCAGCAGCAGCGTGCCCAGCAGGAGGCCCAGCAGGGCGGCACCGC
- a CDS encoding polysaccharide biosynthesis protein produces the protein MNPVLDRLRSRTAAFAHDLITIPAAWLLAYWLRFNLGEIPPEFLAGALQALPWVMLVQGSVYWGFGLYRGVWRFASLPDLIRILKAVVVGSLLVIATLFIVNRSLALPRSVPVIYLGLQLALLAGPRLLYRWLKDRKLDLSGGQRVLIVGAGRAGEMLVRDMLRDPRRAYVPIGFLDDKLRRQGSEVHGVPVLGSTTALPALAARHDVELVLLAVPSAGARQMRRLVALCERAGVAFRTVPELASLMRGEVSIGQLRPVSIEDLLGRDPVRLDWDGICAGLSGRAILITGAGGSIGSELVRQLAGAAPERLILVDSCEYNLYRIELELRERHPGLAFSRHLLDVTDATAIDALFAAERPAIVFHAAAYKHVPMLEDQVGVAVRNNVGGTRVVAEAAVAHACERFVLISTDKAVHPANVMGATKRLAEALCQRLDRAEGCRFITVRFGNVLGSAGSVVPLFRRQLERGGPLTVTHPEIERFFMTIPEACQLIMQAAAIGAGGEIFVLDMGEPIRIAYLAEQMIRLAGREPGVDVAIEYVGLRPGEKLYEELFYDGEDLVETAHPKIRAARGAGVALDPDRLAALCRSATAGDERTARALLQGLLPEWQSPVIAPEGARACLPPPS, from the coding sequence ATGAACCCGGTGCTCGACCGGCTGCGCTCGCGCACCGCCGCCTTCGCCCACGATCTCATCACCATCCCCGCGGCCTGGCTGCTGGCCTACTGGCTGCGCTTCAACCTCGGTGAGATCCCCCCCGAGTTCCTCGCCGGGGCGCTGCAGGCGCTGCCCTGGGTGATGCTGGTGCAGGGCAGCGTCTATTGGGGCTTCGGGCTCTATCGCGGGGTGTGGCGCTTTGCCTCGCTGCCGGACCTGATCCGCATCCTCAAGGCGGTGGTAGTCGGCTCGCTGCTGGTGATCGCGACGCTCTTCATCGTCAACCGCTCGCTGGCGCTGCCGCGCTCGGTGCCGGTGATCTATCTCGGTCTGCAGCTGGCGCTGCTGGCCGGGCCGCGGCTGCTCTATCGCTGGCTCAAGGATCGCAAGCTCGACCTCTCCGGCGGTCAGCGGGTGCTGATCGTCGGCGCCGGGCGTGCCGGCGAGATGCTGGTGCGCGACATGCTGCGCGACCCGCGCCGCGCCTATGTCCCGATCGGCTTCCTCGACGACAAGCTGCGCCGTCAGGGCAGCGAGGTCCACGGCGTGCCGGTGCTGGGGTCGACCACGGCGCTGCCGGCGCTGGCTGCGCGTCACGACGTCGAGCTGGTGCTGCTGGCGGTGCCGAGCGCCGGGGCGCGACAGATGCGCCGCCTGGTGGCGCTGTGCGAGCGCGCCGGGGTGGCCTTCCGTACCGTGCCCGAGCTGGCCAGCCTGATGCGTGGCGAGGTCAGCATTGGCCAGCTGCGCCCGGTGTCGATCGAGGACCTGCTCGGGCGCGACCCGGTGCGGCTCGACTGGGACGGGATCTGCGCCGGGCTCTCGGGACGGGCGATCCTGATCACTGGCGCCGGCGGCTCGATCGGCTCGGAGCTGGTGCGCCAGCTCGCCGGCGCCGCCCCCGAGCGACTGATCCTGGTCGATAGCTGCGAGTACAACCTCTATCGCATCGAGCTGGAGCTGCGCGAGCGCCATCCCGGACTGGCCTTCTCGCGCCACCTGCTCGACGTCACCGACGCCACCGCGATCGATGCCCTGTTCGCCGCCGAGCGCCCGGCGATCGTCTTCCACGCCGCCGCCTACAAGCACGTACCGATGCTCGAGGATCAAGTCGGGGTGGCGGTGCGCAACAATGTCGGCGGCACCCGGGTGGTGGCCGAGGCGGCGGTCGCCCATGCCTGCGAGCGCTTCGTGCTGATCTCCACCGACAAGGCGGTGCATCCGGCCAACGTGATGGGCGCGACCAAGCGGTTGGCCGAGGCGCTGTGCCAGCGCCTCGATCGCGCCGAGGGCTGTCGCTTCATCACCGTGCGCTTCGGCAACGTGCTCGGCTCGGCCGGGAGCGTGGTGCCGCTGTTCCGTCGCCAGCTCGAACGCGGCGGTCCGCTCACCGTCACCCACCCCGAGATCGAGCGCTTCTTCATGACCATCCCCGAGGCCTGCCAGCTGATCATGCAGGCGGCGGCGATCGGCGCGGGCGGCGAGATCTTCGTCCTCGACATGGGCGAGCCGATCCGCATCGCCTATCTCGCCGAACAGATGATCCGGCTCGCCGGGCGCGAACCCGGCGTCGACGTGGCCATCGAGTATGTCGGCCTGCGCCCCGGCGAGAAGCTCTACGAGGAGCTGTTCTACGACGGCGAGGACCTGGTCGAGACCGCGCATCCGAAGATCCGCGCCGCGCGCGGCGCCGGGGTCGCGCTCGATCCAGATCGCCTCGCGGCGCTGTGCCGCAGCGCCACGGCTGGTGACGAGCGCACCGCGCGGGCGCTGCTGCAGGGGCTGTTGCCTGAGTGGCAGAGCCCGGTGATCGCGCCGGAGGGCGCCCGCGCATGTCTGCCGCCGCCGAGCTGA